A single genomic interval of Vanessa atalanta chromosome 12, ilVanAtal1.2, whole genome shotgun sequence harbors:
- the LOC125067836 gene encoding ubiquitin-like modifier-activating enzyme ATG7, with product MSTIDDKQDIIQYVPFMSFVHPSFWHSLTEMKLNVDKLNENTKQIYGRYSYRDDIISVLEVDGTSFNKDPETEFHYINVTGTLMNKNTIEDFKNIDKAALINSVGEIMRANIQIKSWIDNPNSLLNFFVLSFADLKKFHYYYWFAFPAPSQPVVCLKEKCKNISTCFNEKQIKDISQSYQLLEISQKCFFAIVKDGDSYNVVTLSKILDKNRNKDEESNIDLTNTFFAFADHSNCENPGWPLRIFLAALFEYCPDLSKKIIKVIGIRCSKNGAINNSQIYNITVPETIQTPQNVGWVGWERNERGNFGPKLANMSSSMDPVKLADTSSDLNIKLMKWRLVPDLDVTIMKETKCLLLGAGTLGCHVARDLLAWGFRHITFIDSGKVSYSNPTRQVLYTYQDCLNGGRKKSEAAADNLKLILPTVQSKGLVFHIPMPGHPIGESLKDETVTNIELLTEAIKDHDVIFLLLDTREARWLPTLISAHYGKITINAALGFDSYLVMRHGISSAQEETSINSTFVSGDQLGCYFCNDVTAPGNSLKDRTLDQQCTVSRAGVAAIAGALAVELLVGTLQHPLRVKAPAVYNLTDEELDPKLQGVLGPIPHSIRGFLHSYQTVLPTCTKFKQCIACSEVVIGKYKEEGLDFLMNVFNSGTYLEDVTGLSELQLTAEMTEILTLSDEDQDTTSI from the exons atgtcAACAATAGATGATAAGCAAGATATTATTCAGTATGTTCCCTTTATGTCTTTCGTTCATCCATCGTTTTGGCATAGTTTAACCGAAATGAAATTGAACGTTGATAAATTAAATGAGAATACGAAACAGATTTATGGACGTTATTCGTATAGGGATGATATTATAAGTGTATTAGAGGTCGACGGAACTTCTTTCAACAA ggaCCCAGAGACAGAGTTCCACTACATAAATGTTACTGGGActctaatgaataaaaatacaatcgaAGACTTTAAAAACATTGACAAAGCAGCATTAATTAATAGTGTTGGTGAGATTATGAGAGCCAATATACAGATAAAGTCATGGATAGACAATCCTAATAgcttattaaacttttttgtaCTTTCATTTGCT gaTCTCAAAAAGTTCCACTATTACTACTGGTTTGCATTTCCTGCACCAAGTCAGCCTGTTGTGtgcttaaaagaaaaatgtaagaaTATAAGCACATGTTTCAACGAGAAGcaaataaaagatatttcacAGAGCTATCAACTTCTTGAGATTTCACAGAAATGTTTCTTTGCAATTGTTAAGGATGGTGACTCATACAATGTTGTGACCCTATCAAAGATCTTAGATAAAAACAGAAATAAGGATGAAGAGTCAAATATTGATCTGACCAACACATTTTTCGCTTTTGCGGATCATAGTAATTGTGAAAACCCTGGATGGCCACTGAGAATATTTTTGGCAgctttatttgaatattgtcCAGATTTAAGTAAGaagattattaaagttattggGATAAGGTGCAGCAAAAATGGTGCCATTAATAATAGTCAGATTTATAACATAACAGTACCTGAG accaTCCAGACACCTCAGAATGTTGGTTGGGTAGGTTGGGAAAGAAATGAAAGGGGTAACTTTGGACCGAAACTTGCCAATATGTCATCATCAATGGATCCAGTgaa ATTGGCAGACACATCTTCtgatcttaatattaaattaatgaaatggcGTCTTGTTCCTGATCTTGATGTGACTATTATGAAGGAAACAAAATGCTTGTTGCTCGGTGCCGGTACTCTGGGTTGTCATGTGGCAAGAGATCTCtta GCGTGGGGATTCCGTCACATAACTTTCATAGATAGTGGCAAAGTGTCATATTCTAATCCGACGCGTCAAGTACTCTACACTTATCAAGATTGTCTCAATGGTGGTAGAAAAAAGTCGGAAGCTGCAGctgataatttaaaacttatccTACCAACTGTG CAAAGTAAAGGCCTAGTCTTCCACATTCCAATGCCCGGTCATCCAATTGGCGAGTCCCTTAAAGATGAGACAGTTACCAACATCGAACTGTTAACTGAGGCTATAAAAGATCATGATGTGATTTTCCTCCTTTTGGACACCAGAGAAGCGAGGTGGTTACCGACGCTCATCTCCGCACATTATGGAAAg atAACAATAAACGCAGCGCTCGGCTTTGACAGTTATCTGGTAATGCGACATGGAATAAGTTCAGCTCAAGAAGAAACTTCAATCAACAGCACTTTCGTGTCCGGAGACCAACTCGGGTGCTACTTCTGCAATGATGTCACGGCACCTGGAAAT TCGCTGAAGGATCGCACCCTGGACCAGCAGTGCACGGTGAGCCGCGCCGGCGTCGCCGCCATCGCCGGCGCGCTCGCCGTCGAGCTGCTCGTGGGCACGCTGCAGCACCCGCTCCG ggTAAAAGCTCCAGCAGTATATAACCTTACCGATGAAGAACTTGACCCAAAGCTTCAAGGAGTCCTTGGTCCAATACCTCATTCAATACGAGGTTTTCTTCATTCGTACCAAACTGTGCTACCAACGTGCACAAAATTCAAACAATGTATCGCGTGTTCTGAAGTAGTGATAGGCAAATATAAAGAAGAAGGCTTAGACTTTTTGATGAATGTTTTCAATAGTGGAACTTATTTGGAGGATGTTACGGGATTATCTGAACTGCAATTGACTGCAGAAATGACTgag atacTAACATTATCAGACGAAGATCAAGACACTACAAGTATATAA
- the LOC125067598 gene encoding protein pygopus, with translation MSHNLAGMPSYRLPGPGLGPPDFKPPMDTPTPPAPAPSNPKKRRKTSNANNALTTPQPPPTAQDLLPPPLTGYGDTIVASNPFDDSPSTVSHNGPMMSQNGPMMSQNGPMGMMGPMGHSMGGPPMRHMSPLPHSMSPMNQQMPTRGGISPMGNMSPMGHMGGMSPMGGPNMGMSNHSMGPGMGPTSRSMGSPMSPMNSMPMGSPMSSGPMGSPMNMGSMAGSHMSNSPMGPPMHSPLGAGSMNGPINGPMGGGGPGMNVPRMNGPMGPSCSNGSMGPSSSIMSPSPMQSGGMGPGHCGPMRHGSPMGSGMGSGPMGGNGPMSSMGPGPPYSGNHMGHGPPMGMGGNGSMGMGPGPGNMGSCGPLQGMSGMAMGGPGGQGVGPMGQSMGMFGPKPMPVSAGKVYPPDQPMVFNPQNPNAPPIYPCGVCHKEVHDNDQAILCESGCNFWFHRGCTGLTEPAFQLLTAEVYAEWVCDKCLHSKNIPLVKFKP, from the exons ATGAGTCACAATCTGGCAGGTATGCCTTCATACAGGCTACCAGGGCCTGGATTAGGTCCACCAGATTTTAAACCGCCAATGGATACACCCACACCCCCAGCACCAGCACCAAGTAATCCAAAAAAGCGGAGAAAAACCTCAAATGCTAATAATGCCTTAACAACTCCTCAGCCACCACCAACAGCACAAGACTTACTACCCCCACCATTAACAGGCTATGGAGACACAATCGTTGCATCTAACCCTTTTGATGACTCACCCTCGACAGTGTCACACAATGGTCCCATGATGAGTCAGAATGGACCAATGATGAGTCAAAATGGCCCCATGGGAATGATGGGCCCAATGGGACATAGTATGGGTGGGCCACCAATGAGACACATGAGCCCTTTACCCCACTCAATGAGTCCGATGAATCAGCAAATGCCAACAAGAGGTGGTATAAGTCCAATGGGTAATATGAGTCCAATGGGCCATATGGGTGGTATGTCTCCAATGGGAGGACCTAATATGGGGATGAGTAATCATAGTATGGGTCCAGGTATGGGACCTACATCAAGATCAATGGGAAGTCCAATGAGTCCAATGAATTCCATGCCCATGGGCTCACCTATGTCATCAGGACCAATGGGCAGTCCAATGAATATGGGATCTATGGCTGGAAGCCACATGAGTAACAGCCCAATGGGCCCACCAATGCATAGTCCACTTGGTGCAGGTTCAATGAATGGGCCTATTAATGGACCAATGGGAGGAGGTGGACCAGGTATGAATGTTCCTCGCATGAATGGACCAATGGGTCCTAGTTGTTCAAATGGATCCATGGGGCCCAGTAGTTCAATAATGTCACCAAGTCCAATGCAAAGTGGTGGTATGGGCCCTGGTCACTGTGGTCCTATGAGACATGGAAGTCCAATGGGCTCAGGTATGGGAAGTGGACCTATGGGAGGGAATGGGCCTATGTCATCAATGGGTCCAGGACCACCATACTCTGGAAACCACATGGGCCACGGCCCGCCTATGGGAATGGGAGGAAATGGTTCAATGGGTATGGGTCCTGGGCCAGGAAATATGGGAAGTTGTGGACCACTTCAAGGTATGAGTGGAATGGCTATGGGAGGGCCAGGAGGACAAGGAGTTGGGCCTATGGGTCAAAGCATGGGGATGTTTGGACCTAAACCAATGCCAGTGAGTGCAGGAAAAGTATACCCCCCTGACCAACCCATGGTGTTTAACCCTCAGAATCCAAATGCTCCCCCAATATATCCTTGTGGAGTATGTCACAAGGAAGTACACGATAATGATCAAGCTATATTATGCGAATCTGGATGTAATTTTTGGTTCCACAG aGGATGCACTGGCCTAACAGAGCCAGCTTTTCAATTGTTAACGGCGGAAGTGTATGCGGAGTGGGTTTGCGACAAGTGCCTACATTCTAAAAACATACCCCTTGTAAAGTTTAAACCATAG
- the LOC125067599 gene encoding 39S ribosomal protein L2, mitochondrial codes for MALNRLFAGLSIAVTPSVLGRRTIQIAAINYASKPNLVKPKPGFGKSYRRIVHFPEEYTVKPLEVTNLAGRDPVSGRVVAKGIGGGIKHKYHWINWFRDGPTEGPPQEEKVIQILECGCRTAHVALVAVGDKLKYILATENMKAGDIIKTSRHLPRIPVRANEGDAYVLGALPTGTLVHCIEKEPGQGGLYVHAAGTYGTILRKQDDRVIVQMPSKRPFSFSQYCMAVVGRLSNIEHGTTPIGSPQRNRWLGNRPRSGLWRRKDGRHGRKIKPPKPVKEINHPTKFPLPTIQLNMHP; via the exons ATGGCTTTAAACAGGTTATTCGCAGGATTAAGTATAGCCGTAACTCCAAGCGTACTAGGTAGACGAACCATCCAAATAGCTGCAATAAACTATGCTAGTAAACCTAATCTCGTTAAACCAAAGCCTGGATTTGGAAAAAGTTATAGAAGAATAGTACACTTTCCAGAAGAGTATACAGTAAAGCCTTTAGAAGTTACGAACTTGGCTGGCCGAGATCCGGTGTCAG GAAGAGTTGTAGCAAAAGGTATAGGTGGAggaataaaacacaaatatcactGGATTAATTGGTTCAGAGATGGTCCAACAGAAGGTCCACCTCAAGAGGAAAAAGTTATTCAG attttagaATGTGGCTGTAGAACTGCCCATGTTGCCCTAGTAGCTGTtggtgataaattaaaatacatacttgCAACAGAAAATATGAAAGCTGGGGACATAATTAAAACATCTCGCCATCTACCCAGGATACCAG TGAGGGCAAATGAGGGTGATGCATATGTATTAGGAGCTCTACCAACTGGAACACTAGTTCATTGTATAGAAAAAGAGCCAG GTCAAGGTGGGCTGTATGTCCACGCAGCGGGGACTTATGgcactattttaagaaaacaggATGATCGTGTAATTGTCCAGATGCCATCAAAGAGGCCATTCAGTTTTAGCCAATATTGCATGGCTGTTGTTG GCCGGTTATCGAACATAGAGCATGGCACAACACCAATAGGGTCTCCACAACGCAACAGATGGCTTGGCAACCGCCCAAGATCAGGACTTTGGCGTAGGAAGGATGGTAGACATGGAAGAAAGATCAAACCTCCAAAGCCAGTGAAAGAAATTAATCATCCTACGAAATTCCCATTGCCAACTATTCAATTGAACATGCATCCCTAA
- the LOC125067644 gene encoding probable myosin light chain kinase DDB_G0279831: MNLPGNAGESSCKRQENGDATTEPDRPLKKARFAWEVKGKYHLRNEISDEKSSTLNETDRAGSSSEHECEAKLVGNTEQNLEILGDYLLKQDFNSLDSITDTNTSLLPSSSIPTEKLSYPRYISTFESSSRDFSESSSSTGERMSIPKSMVYSNKDIEDQCIARWQARQMAKCFVDNTINRVLDNWMIAPLPADMDNNRVLALDAAEFINNLPGDNSIENEAILMAISAHGLQNNSSSSSSNENELSQNSSKDLFLSPPASPLLSDDDTNSEPKLNNDKQINLEETSTSGIDMSWNFTKDVKQNANSNLPLSFYPETSSSSYPYYNDSDNLNSSNNDFDGDENVNSNDNDIMTNHYDFLDAAVSFAIQYKGLTSYGTDYG, translated from the exons ATGAATCTTCCTGGAAATGCTGGAGAGTCGTCGTGTAAACGACAAGAAAATGGCGACGCTACCACAGAACCTGACCGCCCACTTAAGAAAGCACGCTTTGCTTGGGaagttaaaggaaaatatcattTGAGAAATGAGATTTCAGATGAAAAATCTAGTACCTTAAACGAAACTGATAGAGCCGGCTCCTCATCGGAACATGAATGTGAGGCAAAATTAGTAGGAAATACTGAACAAAACCTTGAAATCCTTGGTGATTATCTATTGAAACAGGATTTCAATTCCTTAGATTCTATCACTGATACCAATACATCACTATTGCCTAGTTCAAGCATACCAACAGAAAAACTGTCATACCCGAGATATATTAGTACATTTGAAAGTAGCAGCCGAGACTTCAGTGAAAGTAGCAGCAGTACTGGTGAACGAATGTCAATTCCTAAATCAATGGTTTATTCTAATAAAGACATAGAGGATCAGTGCATTGCACGATGGCAGGCAAGACAG ATGGCAAAATGCTTTGTTGACAATACAATAAACCGTGTCCTAGATAACTGGATGATAGCTCCCTTGCCTGCCGACATGGACAATAACAGAGTTCTTGCTCTCGATGCGGcagaatttattaacaatttgccGGGTGACAATAGTATAGAAAATGAGGCTATACTTATGGCAATATCTGCACATGGCTTACAAAACAATTCAAGTTCAAGTAGTAGCAATGAAAATGAACTATCACAAAATTCAagcaaagatttatttttatcaccaCCTGCAAGCCCTCTCCTATCAGATGACGATACTAATTCAGAGCCTAAACTAAATAACGATAAACAAATTAATCTTGAAGAGACATCTACCAGTGGAATAGACATGTCATGGAACTTCACAAAGGATGTAAAACAGAATGCCAATAGTAATTTACCTTTGTCATTTTATCCCGAAACATCCAGTTCTTCTTATCCATATTATAATGACTCTGATAATCTAAATAGTAGCAATAATGATTTTGATGGAGATGAGAATGTCAACTCTAATGATAATGATATCATGACAAATCATTATGATTTTCTTGATGCTGCTGTTTCATTTGCTATACAATACAAGGGTCTTACTTCATATGGGACAGATTATGGAtaa
- the LOC125067880 gene encoding ejaculatory bulb-specific protein 3-like, translating into MKGLLSIIFLTLICISVMALPQMSDNQLEKILTDRGTMQRHIKCALGEGPCDPVGIRLRTLAPLVLRGSCRQCSLQETRQIRRTLAYVQRNYPWEWAKILTYILVLCAMMAVCATQSQRPQVSDTALEDALNDKRFIQRQLKCALGEAPCDPIGKRLKTLAPLVLRGACPQCSPQETKQIQRTLSYVQRNFPQQWAKIVRQYSG; encoded by the exons ATGaag ggtTTATTGTCGATCATTTTTCTGACTCTCATCTGCATCTCAGTAATGGCATTGCCACAGATGTCTGATAATCAGTTAGAGAAAATTTTAACTGACCGAGGAACTATGCAGCGGCACATTAAATGTGCTCTAGGAGAGGGGCCATGTGACCCCGTGGGTATAAGACTCAGAA cgTTGGCCCCTCTAGTGTTGCGCGGCTCATGTCGTCAATGTTCTTTGCAAGAGACGCGTCAGATTCGACGTACACTTGCCTACGTCCAGAGAAACTATCCGTGGGAATGGGCAAAAATT ttaaCATACATTCTGGTATTGTGTGCTATGATGGCAGTGTGTGCTACACAGAGCCAGAGGCCACAAGTATCAGACACAGCTTTGGAGGACGCCCTTAATGATAAGCGGTTCATTCAGAGACAACTCAAATGTGCTCTCGGAGAGGCACCGTGTGATCCAATTGGAAAACGATTGAAAA CTCTCGCGCCATTAGTTCTAAGAGGAGCCTGTCCACAATGCTCACCACAAGAAACCAAACAAATTCAACGTACCCTCTCCTACGTGCAAAGAAATTTTCCACAACAATGGGCGAAGATAGTACGTCAGTACTCCggttaa